A genomic region of Pyrus communis chromosome 14, drPyrComm1.1, whole genome shotgun sequence contains the following coding sequences:
- the LOC137714308 gene encoding uncharacterized mitochondrial protein AtMg00810-like yields the protein MAGVDYTETFSLVVKHSTIRLVLSLAVSKKWHVRQLDVQNAFLHGYLTEQVYMRQPSRFTNKQFSNHVWNGPRQMDHLIQKLGSLFSIKDLGNLSYFLGIELKYEGDSMHLCQSKYAFDVLSRTKFTEAKPISTPVSSGQKLSAYVGDPCDDHTLYHSVVGALQYLTITRPDLSYVANQVCQFMHSPKNMHWMAIKRIFRYLKSTYDHGLLYKPRIVRLTAFSNADYAGNPDIRHSTGGFCFYLGSNLISWSSKKQKTVSRSSAQAKYRQLAYTAAKLSWLRSLYRDLHMHLVQLTIWCDNISSIALASNPVFHSRTKHLEVDYHYFREKVVHGQLLGFQILRYNREVLINTSIPQLNGYAITVKESQFLKFYIDSSENSMVLTNTSHNNGNSLVNGTDNFHL from the exons ATGGCTGGCGTCGATTACACTGAGACTTTTAGTCTCGTGGTAAAACATAGCACCATTCgacttgtcttgagtcttgctGTGTCAAAGAAGTGGCATGTACGTCAACTTGATGTTCAGAATGCGTTTCTGCATGGTTACTTGACTGAACAGGTTTACATGCGTCAACCATCGAGGTTCACAAACAAACAGTTTTCAAATCATGTTT GGAATGGTCCTCGTCAAATGGATCATTTGATCCAGAAACTTGGTAGTTTGTTTTCCATAAAAGATTTGGGAAACTTGAGTTATTTCTTGGGTATTGAGTTAAAATATGAAGGTGATTCCATGCATTTATGCCAATCTAAATATGCCTTTGATGTCCTCTCTCGCACTAAATTCACAGAAGCAAAACCTATCTCTACTCCGGTGTCGTCTGGTCAGAAGTTAAGTGCTTATGTTGGTGATCCTTGTGATGATCATACGCTGTATCATAGTGTTGTTGGGGCGCTCCAATACCTCACGATCACTCGACCTGATTTGTCCTATGTTGCGAATCAAGTGTGCCAGTTTATGCACTCGCCAAAGAACATGCACTGGATGGCAATCAAGCGGATCTTTCGGTACTTGAAGTCTACTTATGATCATGGATTATTGTATAAACCAAGAATTGTCAGGTTGACAGCTTTTTCAAATGCCGATTATGCTGGCAACCCAGACATTCGTCACTCCACAGgtggtttttgtttttacttgGGTTCAAACCTTATATCTTGGAGTTCAAAAAAGCAGAAGACGGTATCTCGATCAAGTGCACAGGCGAAGTATAGGCAATTAGCTTATACTGCTGCTAAGTTATCTTGGTTAAGGTCTCTTTATAGAGATCTTCATATGCATCTTGTTCAACTTACCATTTGGTGCGACAATATCTCATCGATTGCTCTTGCATCAAATCCGGTTTTTCACTCGCGGACTAAGCACTTGGAGGTCGATTACCATTACTTTCGTGAAAAGGTTGTTCATGGTCAACTACTG GGATTTCAAATCCTTAGATATAATCGTGAAGTTCTTATAAATACAAGCATCCCACAGTTGAATGGGTATGCAATCACAGTGAAAGAATCTCAGTTCTTAAAGTTTTACATAGACAGCAGTGAAAATTCAATGGTTCTGACCAACACCTCTCACAACAATGGAAATAGCTTGGTCAATGGTACCGATAACTTCCACCTTTAA